One Clostridium estertheticum DNA segment encodes these proteins:
- the thyX gene encoding FAD-dependent thymidylate synthase → MLVVKLIEHTPNPEKIVAAAAKLCYSPVGVDEILENLDEEKTGKLLDMLMTYGHHSPIEHVSFTFAIEGISRSLTHQLVRHRVASYSQQSQRYVKLQQFEYIIPPDIEKNESAKKIFIESMNRVQIEYNHLVEILYRDELDNLIKEYLIHKKLTSPEEIEEKQYKILKGKAEKKAIEDARYVFPNACETKIIVTMNARELIHFFNQRCCTRAQWEIRQMAKTMLMQVRIVAPILFKYAGPSCVNGPCPEGGMSCGKTMDIRKEYAIKLIKKEVI, encoded by the coding sequence ATGCTAGTGGTTAAATTAATAGAGCACACACCAAATCCTGAAAAAATTGTAGCAGCAGCAGCTAAACTTTGTTATAGCCCCGTAGGTGTGGATGAAATACTAGAAAATTTAGATGAGGAAAAAACCGGGAAACTTCTGGATATGTTGATGACTTATGGGCATCATTCACCAATTGAACATGTGAGTTTTACTTTTGCAATTGAGGGGATATCTAGAAGTTTAACCCATCAATTGGTGAGACATAGGGTAGCTTCTTATTCTCAACAAAGTCAGAGATATGTAAAGCTCCAACAATTCGAATACATAATTCCTCCAGATATAGAGAAAAATGAAAGCGCAAAGAAAATTTTTATAGAATCTATGAATCGTGTTCAAATAGAGTATAATCATTTAGTAGAGATATTGTACAGGGATGAGCTAGATAATCTTATAAAAGAGTATTTAATTCATAAAAAATTGACAAGTCCTGAAGAGATTGAGGAAAAACAATACAAAATTCTAAAGGGCAAAGCTGAAAAAAAAGCTATTGAAGACGCACGGTATGTGTTTCCAAATGCTTGCGAAACTAAAATAATAGTTACTATGAACGCTAGAGAACTAATTCATTTCTTTAATCAGAGATGTTGTACTAGAGCTCAGTGGGAAATACGTCAAATGGCAAAAACAATGCTTATGCAAGTAAGAATTGTAGCACCGATATTGTTCAAATATGCAGGACCAAGTTGTGTCAATGGACCATGTCCTGAAGGTGGTATGTCTTGTGGAAAAACCATGGATATAAGAAAAGAATACGCAATTAAATTGATAAAGAAAGAGGTAATTTAA
- a CDS encoding Mini-ribonuclease 3: MEFNMLKGKFTTDEVKQLNPLVLAIVGDAIYEVFIRAYLVEKNRDMNAHKIHIKAVSYVKAHAQSEYMKFLIENLSEEELSIFKRGRNSKSGTTPKNADLNEYKWATGFEALVGFLYLSEQNERLNHIFEKIINFDLGDE; this comes from the coding sequence ATGGAATTTAATATGCTTAAAGGGAAATTTACAACAGATGAAGTTAAACAATTAAACCCACTTGTGCTTGCGATAGTCGGGGATGCAATTTATGAGGTGTTTATTAGAGCCTATCTTGTAGAAAAAAATAGAGATATGAATGCTCACAAAATTCATATTAAAGCAGTTTCATATGTAAAAGCACATGCACAAAGTGAGTATATGAAATTCCTTATAGAAAATTTAAGTGAAGAAGAACTTAGTATTTTTAAAAGGGGCAGAAATTCAAAAAGTGGAACTACTCCCAAAAATGCGGATCTGAATGAATATAAGTGGGCCACGGGATTTGAAGCTTTAGTAGGGTTCTTATATTTAAGTGAACAGAATGAAAGGTTAAACCATATTTTTGAGAAAATTATAAACTTTGATTTGGGGGATGAGTAA
- a CDS encoding proline--tRNA ligase, whose product MKLSKMLISTLREVPTEAEVWSHKLMLRAGMIKKMSSGVYNYMPFGIKVIKKIEEIVRGEMDSANAQEFLASMLLTSELLIESGRENIFGEELFKLKDRHQRELCLAPTHEEAFADIARNEIKSYKQLPLNLYQIQTAYRDEKTPRFGVIRSREFIMGETCSFDENNEGLDISYNKMYNAYNNIFTRCSLKCKDVEADAAASGASASLEFVVKSEVGEEEIIICSTCGYAANMENAPSNSEPGEKEAFKELKKTLTPNVKTIEELAKFFNTTNKKFAKTLIFKADDRVVAVMVRGDRQLNESKVINAIGGAVKFELADEETVMRATSAEIGFAGPIGIVSDILLVDVEVASMYNFMVGANDTGYHYENVNYERDIKGGVGDYRKAAQGDKCTKCGSELTLDRGIEVAHIMKLGTTYSQSMGATFIGQDGKNMPLVMGWYGIGIDRTMAAIIEQHHDENGIKWPMALAPYQVVVVPVSIKDEEQMRIAVEIYNSLKQIGVEVLMDDRNERVGVKFKDLDLIGIPIRITIGKKISEGSVEFKLRCAEDNEIIEIGSVIDRIKQEFANNNITL is encoded by the coding sequence ATGAAATTATCAAAAATGTTAATAAGTACATTAAGAGAAGTACCAACTGAGGCAGAAGTATGGAGTCATAAATTAATGCTAAGAGCCGGAATGATAAAGAAGATGTCCTCAGGAGTTTACAATTATATGCCATTTGGAATAAAAGTGATAAAAAAGATTGAAGAAATTGTTAGAGGGGAAATGGACAGTGCAAATGCACAGGAATTTTTAGCATCAATGCTTCTGACATCAGAACTATTAATAGAATCTGGAAGAGAGAATATTTTTGGGGAAGAGTTGTTTAAATTAAAGGATAGACACCAAAGGGAATTATGTTTAGCACCTACCCATGAAGAAGCATTTGCAGATATAGCTAGAAATGAAATTAAATCTTATAAACAACTACCCTTGAATCTATACCAAATTCAAACAGCGTATAGAGATGAGAAAACACCAAGATTTGGGGTTATTAGATCAAGAGAATTCATAATGGGTGAAACTTGTAGTTTTGATGAAAACAATGAAGGACTAGATATATCTTACAATAAAATGTATAATGCTTATAATAATATTTTTACAAGATGTAGCCTTAAATGCAAGGATGTAGAGGCTGATGCAGCAGCAAGTGGAGCTTCGGCTTCATTAGAATTTGTGGTTAAATCTGAGGTGGGCGAAGAGGAGATAATTATTTGTAGCACCTGTGGCTATGCCGCTAATATGGAAAATGCACCAAGTAATTCAGAGCCAGGGGAAAAAGAGGCTTTTAAAGAACTTAAAAAAACATTAACTCCAAATGTAAAAACCATAGAGGAATTAGCCAAGTTCTTTAATACCACAAATAAAAAATTTGCAAAAACGCTTATCTTTAAAGCGGATGACAGAGTAGTTGCTGTTATGGTACGTGGAGATAGACAGTTAAATGAGAGTAAAGTAATAAATGCAATAGGTGGAGCTGTTAAATTTGAATTGGCAGATGAAGAAACTGTAATGAGAGCAACTTCTGCAGAGATTGGATTTGCAGGCCCTATTGGTATTGTATCTGATATATTATTAGTAGACGTTGAAGTAGCTAGTATGTATAATTTTATGGTTGGCGCAAATGATACAGGATATCATTATGAAAATGTTAATTATGAGAGAGACATTAAGGGCGGGGTTGGAGACTATAGAAAGGCGGCGCAGGGAGACAAATGCACTAAGTGTGGATCGGAGCTTACCCTTGATAGAGGCATAGAAGTAGCACATATAATGAAACTAGGGACTACTTATTCACAGTCTATGGGAGCAACTTTTATAGGCCAAGATGGAAAAAATATGCCACTAGTTATGGGATGGTATGGCATAGGTATTGATAGAACAATGGCAGCTATTATAGAGCAACATCACGATGAAAATGGTATAAAATGGCCAATGGCTTTAGCACCATATCAAGTAGTAGTAGTACCTGTATCTATAAAAGATGAAGAGCAGATGAGAATTGCAGTGGAAATTTATAATAGCCTGAAACAAATAGGCGTAGAGGTTCTTATGGATGATAGAAACGAGAGAGTTGGAGTTAAATTTAAGGATTTAGATTTAATTGGAATTCCAATAAGAATTACTATAGGTAAAAAGATTTCTGAAGGTAGTGTTGAGTTTAAATTGCGATGTGCGGAGGATAATGAAATAATAGAAATAGGTTCAGTGATTGATAGAATTAAACAAGAATTTGCGAATAATAACATAACCTTGTAG
- the ispD gene encoding 2-C-methyl-D-erythritol 4-phosphate cytidylyltransferase, producing the protein MSRNCAIIMAAGKGSRMGESINKQYLKIKDYPILYYTLKAFTQCDCIDEIIVVVAEGEVDYCREEIINKYNFLKVVDVIVGGIERQHSVLNGLKATQNCEIVLIHDGARPFISESIIKSAVMYANLYGATACGVKPKDTIKIVDSLGFSVQTPDREKLFCVQTPQAFKYDLILKCHMKISEEDIIVTDDTMVVERYGNKVYLYEGSYDNIKITTPEDLEVGKQILERFHS; encoded by the coding sequence ATGAGTAGAAACTGTGCCATAATTATGGCGGCTGGTAAAGGAAGCAGGATGGGCGAGAGTATTAATAAGCAATATTTAAAAATTAAAGATTATCCTATTTTGTATTATACTTTAAAAGCTTTCACGCAATGCGATTGTATTGATGAAATTATAGTAGTTGTTGCTGAAGGCGAAGTTGATTATTGCAGAGAAGAAATAATTAATAAATATAATTTTTTAAAAGTAGTTGATGTAATTGTTGGTGGAATTGAGAGGCAACATTCCGTGCTAAATGGTCTGAAGGCTACACAAAATTGTGAAATTGTACTCATTCATGATGGTGCGCGGCCTTTTATAAGCGAATCTATTATTAAAAGTGCGGTGATGTATGCTAATTTATATGGAGCCACTGCCTGTGGGGTAAAGCCTAAGGATACTATTAAAATCGTGGACTCCTTAGGATTTTCCGTGCAAACTCCTGATAGAGAAAAGTTATTTTGTGTTCAAACACCCCAAGCATTTAAATATGACCTTATATTAAAATGTCATATGAAAATAAGTGAAGAGGATATCATAGTAACTGATGATACAATGGTAGTTGAAAGGTATGGTAATAAGGTATATCTTTATGAGGGCAGCTACGATAATATAAAAATCACAACGCCTGAGGATTTAGAAGTGGGAAAACAAATATTAGAAAGATTCCACAGTTGA
- a CDS encoding PIN/TRAM domain-containing protein: MLKKILRGLFTIIGLIIGYLVGEMLLSTGYLAGINNFKSGTIQGIIFIIFSTLIFGIILFLISPIIVSFIMKFMDYVEKSTQKMPTSQIIFGTGGAIIGLVIASLFAGLFKYQSLIWNIIAVIFTVIMAALGADICARKRDEILSFFTSIKKKDGFKDKKVKGFTNENPKVLDTSVIIDGRIFDICQTGFVEGPLIIPTFVLEELRHIADSSDGLKRNRGRRGLDILNKIQKELNIEVEIWEKDFPNIAEVDSKLLKLAQILNGKVITNDFNLNKVAEFQGVPVLNINELANAVKPVVLPGEEMKIQVMKDGKESGQGIAYLDDGTMIVVEGGRRYIGENIVVIVTSVLQTAAGRMIFAKNKDSLVKS; encoded by the coding sequence TTGTTAAAAAAAATTCTAAGAGGACTTTTTACAATCATAGGGCTAATTATAGGGTACTTAGTAGGAGAAATGCTTCTAAGCACAGGCTATTTAGCTGGGATTAATAATTTTAAAAGTGGTACAATTCAGGGAATAATTTTCATCATTTTTTCTACTTTGATTTTTGGCATTATTTTATTTCTAATATCTCCTATTATAGTATCTTTTATAATGAAGTTTATGGATTATGTGGAGAAAAGCACGCAAAAGATGCCAACATCTCAAATTATTTTTGGTACAGGTGGAGCAATAATAGGTCTTGTAATTGCATCTTTATTTGCAGGATTATTTAAATATCAATCTCTTATATGGAATATTATCGCTGTTATTTTTACAGTCATAATGGCAGCTTTGGGAGCAGATATTTGCGCTAGAAAAAGAGACGAAATCTTATCTTTTTTTACAAGCATTAAAAAGAAAGATGGATTCAAAGATAAAAAGGTCAAGGGATTTACTAATGAAAACCCTAAGGTTCTAGATACATCCGTAATAATTGATGGTAGGATATTTGATATATGTCAAACAGGTTTTGTTGAAGGCCCACTAATAATACCTACTTTTGTATTAGAAGAGCTTAGGCATATTGCCGATTCTTCTGATGGACTTAAGCGAAATAGAGGAAGAAGAGGACTAGATATATTAAATAAAATTCAAAAGGAATTAAACATTGAAGTTGAAATTTGGGAGAAAGATTTTCCGAATATTGCAGAAGTGGATAGCAAACTTCTGAAATTAGCTCAGATTTTGAATGGCAAGGTAATTACCAATGACTTTAATCTTAACAAGGTAGCTGAATTTCAAGGGGTTCCAGTTTTAAATATTAATGAACTTGCAAATGCAGTAAAACCAGTGGTTCTTCCAGGGGAAGAAATGAAAATTCAAGTGATGAAAGATGGAAAAGAATCCGGGCAAGGAATAGCTTATTTGGATGATGGCACAATGATTGTTGTTGAAGGCGGAAGACGTTATATTGGGGAAAATATAGTTGTTATTGTAACATCAGTACTTCAGACTGCTGCGGGTAGGATGATTTTCGCTAAAAACAAGGATTCTTTAGTAAAAAGTTAA
- a CDS encoding CarD family transcriptional regulator — MLNIGERVFLADYGAGYVQDIDSRELNFIKDKYVNIYLLLDNMNFMIPIDKIENYKIRNVLSEIELETTLITISSHSDYIESNWNNRYRINKKKIQSGNTLKMCQVIRDLYYLKKENMLPPGEVKILERVEGMLASEIMLVLDLNMDEAMCKIRNLV, encoded by the coding sequence ATGTTAAATATTGGTGAAAGAGTATTTCTAGCAGATTATGGTGCTGGTTATGTACAGGATATTGATAGCAGAGAATTGAATTTTATAAAAGATAAATATGTAAACATTTATCTTTTATTAGATAATATGAATTTTATGATTCCTATAGATAAGATTGAAAATTATAAGATAAGAAATGTTTTAAGTGAAATAGAACTAGAAACAACATTAATCACAATATCAAGCCATTCTGATTATATAGAAAGTAATTGGAATAATAGATATAGAATTAATAAGAAAAAAATACAAAGTGGAAACACTCTAAAAATGTGTCAAGTAATTAGAGACTTATATTATTTAAAAAAAGAAAATATGCTTCCACCTGGAGAGGTAAAAATATTAGAAAGAGTTGAAGGTATGTTAGCTAGTGAAATAATGCTAGTTCTTGACCTTAATATGGATGAGGCAATGTGTAAAATAAGGAATTTAGTTTAA
- a CDS encoding DUF1573 domain-containing protein: protein MKDCIFDNFQNSVDESLLRHRSILDIITKLQESQARVNRAVVKSVTNCGCIKVEAKKQYTPDNMEDLNLDTLGASLDTHMEGKLCENCREVLERELGNNLFYTTSLCNLLDLNLYDIILKEYDKINTLGKYNMR, encoded by the coding sequence TTGAAAGATTGTATATTTGATAATTTTCAAAATTCTGTAGATGAATCACTATTACGCCATAGAAGTATTTTAGATATAATTACAAAACTTCAAGAGTCTCAGGCAAGAGTTAATAGAGCTGTTGTAAAATCTGTTACCAATTGTGGCTGCATTAAAGTTGAAGCAAAAAAGCAGTATACTCCTGATAATATGGAGGATTTGAATTTGGATACCCTTGGTGCTTCCCTTGATACTCATATGGAAGGTAAGCTTTGTGAAAACTGTAGAGAAGTGCTCGAGAGAGAACTGGGAAACAATCTTTTTTATACTACCTCACTATGTAACCTTTTGGACCTCAATTTATATGATATTATTTTAAAAGAGTATGACAAGATTAACACCTTAGGTAAATATAATATGAGATAG
- the disA gene encoding DNA integrity scanning diadenylate cyclase DisA gives MREEKSKELMNMLKLMAPGTSLREGLENILRAKTGGLIVLGDSKEILDIVDGGFGINAEYSPAYIYEVAKMDGAIVISSDLKKILYANTQLMPSPTIPTFETGTRHRTAQRIAKQTGSVVVAISQRRNIITVYKEDIKYVLRDSSVILAKASQAIQTLEKYVSVLERVVSNLNLLEFQDLATLFDVISSIQRTEMVMRIVGEIERYICELGNEGRLISMQLNELIRSVEEDGILLIRDYCQSGMDYTQMYRQIENMSSEELLDLDFISKIIGYVGVPLVDTLISPRGYRMLNKIPRIPATVIENLVKHFRELKGTMEASYEQLDSVEGIGEARAKAIKNGLRRLKEQFMLDKQI, from the coding sequence ATGAGAGAAGAGAAAAGTAAGGAACTTATGAATATGTTAAAATTAATGGCACCGGGGACTTCCCTTAGAGAAGGGCTTGAAAATATTTTAAGAGCTAAAACTGGTGGACTTATTGTTTTAGGAGATAGCAAGGAAATATTAGACATTGTAGATGGTGGGTTTGGGATAAATGCAGAATATAGTCCAGCGTACATATATGAAGTAGCAAAGATGGATGGGGCTATTGTAATAAGCAGTGATTTGAAAAAAATATTATATGCAAATACTCAACTTATGCCAAGTCCTACTATACCCACTTTTGAAACTGGAACAAGGCACAGAACTGCTCAGAGAATAGCTAAGCAAACTGGGTCTGTTGTTGTTGCGATATCACAAAGAAGAAATATTATAACTGTTTACAAAGAGGATATAAAATATGTTTTAAGAGATAGTAGTGTTATCTTAGCAAAGGCAAGTCAGGCTATTCAGACCTTAGAAAAATATGTTTCAGTTCTTGAGCGAGTAGTGAGTAATCTAAATCTTTTAGAATTTCAAGATTTAGCCACCTTGTTTGATGTTATATCATCAATACAAAGGACAGAAATGGTTATGAGAATAGTTGGGGAGATCGAAAGATATATTTGTGAACTAGGAAATGAAGGTAGATTAATTTCAATGCAACTAAATGAGTTAATTAGAAGCGTTGAAGAGGATGGAATACTCTTAATAAGAGATTATTGTCAAAGTGGTATGGATTATACGCAAATGTACAGACAAATAGAAAATATGAGTTCTGAAGAACTATTAGATTTAGATTTTATTTCTAAAATAATTGGCTATGTAGGCGTTCCACTAGTGGATACACTAATTTCTCCAAGAGGATATAGGATGCTAAATAAAATACCTAGAATACCTGCCACAGTTATAGAAAATTTAGTTAAGCACTTTAGAGAATTAAAAGGTACAATGGAGGCGTCCTATGAACAACTTGATAGCGTAGAGGGTATAGGCGAAGCAAGAGCTAAAGCTATTAAAAATGGATTAAGAAGATTAAAAGAGCAATTTATGTTAGATAAACAAATATAG
- the radA gene encoding DNA repair protein RadA, which produces MAKSKTVFVCQECAYEEPKWVGKCPSCNSWNTMVEEMKDTGFKRAVTMSNSTSPRSIMDIKSSEHERLDTGIQELNRVLGGGLVKGSLTLISGDPGIGKSTLLLQTAKNICDKYGKVLYVSGEESEEQIKMRGDRLNAVSKQLYIVSETNVETIEKYINEIKPVFVIIDSIQTLFKTSITSAPGSVSQVRECSNELMRIGKTSGTPLFIVAHVTKQGELAGPRVLEHMVDTVLYFEGERNQEFRILRTMKNRFGTTSEIGVFEMRQEGLTQILNASSIFLEETSFSQEGSVVIGIIEGTRPILVEIQALVSETKAIMPRRTAVGVDNSRLSLILAVLEKKLKVPFYNCDVYVNVVGGLNLDTTSGDLGLAIALLSSVKGKAIKLDKTIIVGEIGLTGEVRPVAQCEKIVNEASKLGFKNIIIPERNKKKIINKNINIIGAESLKDVLSKSF; this is translated from the coding sequence ATGGCAAAGAGTAAAACTGTATTTGTGTGCCAAGAATGTGCATACGAAGAACCTAAGTGGGTAGGAAAATGCCCAAGTTGCAACAGTTGGAATACAATGGTTGAAGAAATGAAAGATACTGGATTCAAAAGAGCAGTTACTATGAGCAATAGTACGTCACCTCGTAGTATAATGGATATTAAATCTAGTGAACATGAAAGACTTGATACGGGTATCCAAGAATTAAATAGGGTGCTTGGTGGAGGACTAGTCAAAGGTTCTTTAACATTAATATCGGGAGACCCAGGTATAGGTAAATCAACCTTGCTTTTGCAAACGGCTAAAAATATATGTGACAAATATGGAAAGGTACTTTACGTTTCAGGAGAGGAATCTGAAGAGCAAATTAAAATGAGGGGTGACAGGCTTAACGCAGTATCAAAGCAGCTGTATATAGTATCAGAAACTAATGTAGAAACTATTGAAAAATATATAAATGAGATAAAACCTGTATTTGTAATAATTGATTCTATACAAACCTTGTTTAAAACTTCTATTACCTCGGCTCCTGGTAGTGTTTCTCAAGTTAGAGAATGCTCTAATGAATTGATGCGTATAGGTAAAACTAGTGGTACACCGCTATTTATTGTGGCTCATGTTACTAAGCAAGGAGAGCTTGCAGGCCCTAGGGTACTTGAACATATGGTAGATACAGTGTTATATTTTGAAGGTGAGCGGAATCAAGAATTTAGAATACTTCGAACTATGAAAAATCGTTTTGGAACAACAAGTGAAATAGGTGTATTTGAAATGAGACAGGAAGGACTTACTCAAATATTAAATGCTTCAAGTATTTTTCTAGAAGAGACTAGTTTTAGTCAAGAAGGATCTGTAGTAATAGGTATAATTGAAGGAACAAGACCTATATTAGTTGAAATTCAAGCTTTGGTTAGTGAAACTAAAGCAATAATGCCTAGGCGAACTGCTGTAGGGGTGGATAATTCAAGATTAAGTCTTATTTTAGCGGTTCTGGAAAAAAAATTAAAAGTTCCTTTTTATAATTGTGATGTTTATGTTAATGTAGTAGGAGGACTAAATTTGGATACGACTTCTGGAGATTTAGGCCTAGCAATTGCACTACTGTCTAGCGTAAAAGGTAAAGCAATAAAGCTAGATAAAACAATTATTGTAGGTGAAATTGGTCTTACGGGTGAAGTAAGACCCGTAGCTCAATGTGAGAAAATAGTTAACGAAGCAAGTAAATTAGGGTTTAAAAATATTATTATACCAGAGAGAAATAAAAAGAAAATTATTAATAAGAATATTAATATTATAGGTGCAGAATCATTGAAAGATGTTTTAAGTAAAAGTTTTTAA
- a CDS encoding ATP-dependent Clp protease ATP-binding subunit, translated as MMFNKFTERAQKVLVYAQEEAEGLKHGYVGTEHILLGLLKEQDGLCKKSLNDMKISSEGVKKLVLEYEGEGDVEMRRSEIPLTPRTKRLLELSLIEARNLNHNYISPEHILLALIREEEGVAYTILANLGADFNKLRDDILNNWCAEDTPKANLSKEKKQHGTQTLDHYGKDLTEMAREGKLDPVIGRDNETQRLLEILCRRMKNNPCLIGEAGVGKTAIAEGLAQRIATGSIPEILKDKRVITLDISSMVAGSKYRGEFEERLKKVMQEILESGNVIIFIDEIHTIIGAGGAEGAIDASNILKPALARGEIQCIGATTIDEYRRYIEKDSALERRFQPITVGEPSKEEAVNILKGLRDKYEAHHRVKITDSAIEAAVSLSDRYISDRYLPDKAIDLIDEAGAKVRIQNLTAPPNLKDLEDEIDKISKEKSDAISVQDYEKAAKLRDTEKQLKDKLDNSKNNWKTQNQSDELIVSELEIANVVSKWTNIPIEKLTQKESERLLKLEDVLHRRVIGQYEAVKSISKAVRRARVGLKDPKRPIGSFIFLGPTGVGKTELSKALAEAMFGNENNMIRIDMSEYMDKHTVSRLVGSPPGYVGFEDGGQLTEKVRRNPYCVILFDEIEKAHPDVTNILLQILEDGRLTDGKGKTVDFKNTIIIMTSNVGATTLKKQKSLGFDIKENNVNSEYEKMKENIMEELKRSFKPEFLNRLDDIIVFHSLEKEDLYKIVELMIEVVKERLKELQINISFDEETKKQLALAGLNSTYGARPLRREITKVVEDMLSEEILKGNINKGDNVSVFIKNSKVSFKTF; from the coding sequence ATGATGTTTAATAAATTTACAGAAAGAGCACAAAAGGTATTGGTCTATGCTCAAGAAGAGGCCGAGGGATTAAAACATGGCTATGTAGGTACAGAACATATACTTTTAGGTCTTCTAAAAGAGCAAGATGGGCTATGTAAAAAATCATTGAATGATATGAAAATTTCTTCAGAAGGAGTAAAAAAGTTAGTGTTGGAGTATGAAGGTGAAGGTGACGTAGAAATGCGAAGAAGTGAGATACCTTTGACTCCAAGGACCAAAAGGTTACTAGAACTAAGTCTTATAGAAGCCAGAAATTTAAATCATAATTATATTAGTCCAGAACATATTTTGCTCGCACTAATTAGAGAAGAAGAAGGTGTTGCATACACAATTTTAGCTAATTTAGGAGCAGACTTTAATAAACTAAGAGATGATATACTAAACAATTGGTGTGCTGAAGATACTCCAAAGGCCAATCTATCAAAAGAAAAAAAACAACATGGTACGCAAACCTTAGATCATTATGGTAAAGACTTAACTGAAATGGCGAGAGAAGGTAAACTTGACCCTGTTATAGGGAGAGATAATGAAACTCAAAGGCTACTCGAAATTTTGTGTAGAAGAATGAAGAATAATCCCTGCCTTATAGGAGAGGCTGGCGTAGGAAAAACGGCAATAGCAGAGGGGCTTGCGCAAAGAATAGCAACAGGAAGTATTCCTGAAATATTGAAAGATAAAAGAGTAATAACTTTAGACATATCCTCCATGGTTGCAGGTTCTAAATATAGAGGAGAGTTTGAAGAAAGGCTTAAAAAGGTTATGCAAGAGATACTAGAATCAGGAAATGTTATTATATTTATAGATGAGATTCATACCATTATTGGAGCAGGAGGAGCAGAAGGGGCTATTGATGCTTCAAATATATTAAAACCAGCTCTTGCTCGTGGAGAAATACAATGCATAGGTGCAACAACAATAGATGAATACAGAAGGTATATTGAAAAAGACTCAGCTCTCGAGAGAAGATTTCAACCTATAACGGTAGGAGAGCCAAGTAAAGAAGAAGCTGTTAATATATTGAAAGGGCTTCGAGATAAGTATGAAGCACATCATAGAGTTAAGATTACAGATAGCGCTATTGAGGCAGCTGTTAGCCTATCCGATAGATATATATCTGATAGATATTTACCTGATAAAGCAATAGATCTTATTGATGAGGCTGGTGCAAAAGTAAGAATTCAAAATTTAACTGCTCCACCAAATTTAAAAGATTTGGAAGATGAAATAGACAAAATTTCTAAAGAGAAATCCGATGCTATATCAGTACAGGACTATGAGAAGGCAGCTAAACTAAGAGACACGGAAAAACAATTAAAGGATAAACTAGATAATTCTAAAAATAATTGGAAAACTCAAAACCAATCGGATGAACTAATTGTTTCAGAACTTGAAATTGCCAATGTGGTATCAAAATGGACTAATATCCCTATAGAAAAATTGACTCAAAAGGAATCAGAGCGGCTATTAAAGTTAGAAGATGTACTTCACAGGAGAGTAATAGGACAATATGAAGCCGTTAAGTCTATTTCAAAAGCTGTTAGACGGGCAAGGGTAGGACTAAAGGACCCAAAGAGACCTATAGGTTCTTTTATATTTTTAGGACCCACTGGTGTAGGCAAAACAGAGTTATCAAAAGCACTAGCTGAGGCTATGTTTGGTAATGAAAATAATATGATAAGAATAGATATGTCAGAATATATGGATAAGCATACTGTTTCAAGACTTGTTGGTTCACCACCAGGATACGTAGGGTTTGAAGATGGGGGCCAGTTAACAGAAAAGGTTAGAAGAAATCCCTACTGTGTTATACTTTTCGATGAAATTGAAAAAGCTCATCCAGACGTAACTAATATTTTGCTGCAGATATTAGAAGATGGAAGACTAACAGATGGAAAAGGCAAAACAGTGGATTTTAAAAACACAATAATTATAATGACATCGAATGTAGGAGCCACAACATTAAAAAAACAGAAGTCTTTAGGTTTCGATATAAAAGAAAATAATGTAAACTCAGAATACGAAAAGATGAAAGAAAATATAATGGAAGAGTTAAAACGTTCCTTTAAACCTGAATTTCTAAATAGATTAGATGACATTATTGTATTTCATTCGCTGGAAAAGGAAGATTTATATAAAATAGTAGAATTAATGATTGAGGTAGTGAAGGAGCGCCTTAAGGAACTACAAATTAATATTAGTTTTGATGAGGAAACTAAAAAACAGCTAGCTCTTGCTGGGCTTAACAGTACTTATGGAGCTAGACCACTTAGACGAGAAATTACAAAGGTGGTGGAAGATATGCTTTCTGAAGAAATACTTAAGGGTAACATTAATAAAGGAGATAATGTAAGTGTTTTTATTAAAAATAGTAAGGTGAGTTTTAAAACTTTTTAA